A window of the Leptospira bourretii genome harbors these coding sequences:
- a CDS encoding PQQ-dependent sugar dehydrogenase has product MKIQTFVLFSFLSMSVSCDDIGRSILKNYNKKYETDGQVLGSKPLFIGVDAKRKQVTVSLQEVVKVKEPTDIQFPPGDSPFLFALEKAGNMILFHREKKTSRVLAKFPVITDSEEGLLGLTFHPKFPKQPKLYTNYVKSIAGKDVTIVSEWEVENPTDFDSMKLTSERVLLQVEQPYPNHNGGQLAFGPDGHLYIGLGDGGWRADPKNNGQNPNTLLGSILRISPTPDVTLKKPYSIPTDNPFVGKVGFAPETYAYGIRNPWRMSFSPDGRLLVADVGQDAYEEVDIILSGKNYGWNQTEGFHCFTDGCNTVLYQPPFYEYGRDEGQSITGGYVYTGSAIPDLKGMYVFGDFIQGKIWAIAVPKPGENTKITETIALGKWNLLIPTFGRDNEGEIFVADYQSGTIYKMVKP; this is encoded by the coding sequence ATGAAAATCCAAACCTTTGTCTTATTTTCTTTTTTGTCTATGTCTGTCTCTTGTGATGATATAGGCCGTAGTATCTTAAAAAATTACAATAAAAAGTATGAAACCGATGGCCAGGTGCTCGGATCCAAACCACTTTTTATCGGTGTTGATGCAAAGCGCAAACAAGTGACCGTTTCCTTACAAGAAGTGGTAAAAGTAAAAGAACCTACAGACATCCAGTTCCCACCGGGGGACAGTCCTTTTTTATTTGCCCTTGAAAAGGCGGGAAATATGATTCTTTTTCACAGAGAAAAAAAGACAAGCCGTGTGCTTGCAAAATTCCCTGTGATCACAGACAGCGAAGAGGGTTTACTTGGTCTCACCTTCCATCCTAAATTTCCCAAACAACCAAAGTTATATACAAACTATGTAAAGTCCATTGCGGGAAAAGATGTCACCATTGTTTCCGAATGGGAAGTGGAAAACCCTACCGATTTTGATTCCATGAAACTAACTAGCGAACGAGTGTTATTGCAAGTGGAACAACCCTATCCCAATCACAATGGGGGACAATTGGCCTTTGGCCCTGATGGACATTTGTACATAGGGCTTGGGGATGGAGGTTGGAGAGCGGATCCCAAAAACAACGGACAAAATCCAAACACTCTTCTTGGTTCTATTTTAAGAATTAGTCCTACGCCAGATGTAACCTTAAAAAAACCATATTCCATTCCTACGGACAATCCTTTTGTGGGAAAGGTGGGTTTTGCCCCAGAGACTTATGCTTACGGAATTCGAAATCCTTGGCGGATGAGTTTTTCACCTGACGGGCGTTTGCTTGTAGCAGATGTGGGACAAGATGCTTATGAAGAAGTGGATATCATTTTATCCGGAAAAAACTATGGGTGGAACCAAACAGAAGGATTCCATTGTTTTACTGACGGCTGTAATACGGTCCTTTACCAACCGCCATTTTATGAATATGGAAGAGACGAAGGACAATCCATCACAGGTGGGTATGTTTATACTGGATCTGCCATTCCGGATTTAAAGGGAATGTATGTGTTTGGAGATTTTATCCAAGGTAAAATTTGGGCCATCGCTGTGCCAAAACCTGGAGAAAATACAAAGATCACAGAAACGATTGCTCTTGGAAAATGGAACTTACTCATTCCTACGTTTGGTCGGGACAATGAGGGAGAAATTTTTGTGGCAGATTACCAATCAGGAACCATTTACAAAATGGTAAAACCGTAA
- a CDS encoding sterol desaturase family protein: MNSDAFMEYAFIVMVALIGIEIFVSYIKGKQYYRLNVLIADVSTGVIFALIGVVILLGALYVYDKVETNFSLSALGYHFFPLESPFQFSPSFSVNWPALGAWTFAVVFADFVYYWFHRHCHEINLFWATHVTHHSTQEMNLSVAFRGNGLQRIFEYLYFLSMALLGIPWEMFLLSHRILKVYQFVVHTRFVGKLGIFEQFMVTPSNHRVHHGVQKKYIDRNHGGIFIIWDRMFGSFEWETEEPIYGLTKPVNSFNPITVNLHVFKDMFFQILECKSFGDVFKTIFGPPGWKPSYLITSGDEAPEPTKILKYDPKPPMGVMIYVALQAAVLMAVGLVIWKVAKINLEKDMVTLGILSVVIIFSLFSIDRTMEMKRWSRRTEVVRNVLFILAFVAALVYSNIPNIEIFAIPLIGLSFVSLVWIVIKRKTFFDLSNISNTWY; the protein is encoded by the coding sequence ATGAATAGCGACGCCTTTATGGAATATGCCTTTATCGTCATGGTCGCACTGATAGGAATCGAAATCTTTGTTTCCTACATCAAAGGCAAACAATACTACCGATTAAACGTTCTCATTGCCGATGTAAGTACGGGTGTGATCTTTGCACTGATTGGAGTGGTCATCCTCCTGGGAGCACTCTATGTTTACGACAAAGTAGAGACAAATTTTTCGCTCTCCGCCTTAGGTTACCATTTTTTTCCTTTGGAAAGTCCGTTTCAATTCTCCCCTAGTTTTTCTGTGAACTGGCCGGCTCTTGGTGCTTGGACTTTTGCTGTTGTTTTTGCTGATTTTGTTTATTACTGGTTCCACAGGCATTGCCACGAAATCAATTTGTTTTGGGCCACACATGTCACCCACCATTCCACACAAGAAATGAATTTATCTGTAGCGTTTCGTGGAAATGGATTACAAAGAATATTCGAATATCTTTATTTTCTATCCATGGCCCTTCTTGGAATTCCTTGGGAGATGTTTTTACTGAGCCATAGAATTCTAAAAGTGTATCAGTTTGTGGTTCATACTCGTTTTGTGGGTAAACTAGGAATTTTCGAACAGTTTATGGTGACTCCTTCGAACCATAGAGTCCACCACGGGGTGCAAAAAAAATACATCGACCGTAACCACGGCGGTATCTTTATCATTTGGGACCGGATGTTTGGATCCTTTGAATGGGAAACGGAAGAACCAATCTATGGATTGACAAAACCTGTTAATTCCTTCAATCCCATCACTGTCAACTTACACGTGTTCAAGGATATGTTTTTTCAAATTCTGGAGTGTAAATCTTTTGGTGATGTTTTTAAAACCATCTTTGGACCTCCTGGTTGGAAACCAAGTTATCTCATCACAAGTGGCGACGAAGCACCAGAGCCAACAAAAATTCTAAAATATGATCCCAAACCTCCCATGGGTGTGATGATCTATGTGGCACTCCAAGCAGCAGTTCTTATGGCTGTGGGTCTTGTGATTTGGAAAGTTGCCAAAATCAATTTGGAAAAAGACATGGTGACTCTTGGAATTTTATCTGTTGTAATCATCTTTAGTTTGTTTTCGATTGATCGAACGATGGAGATGAAACGATGGTCAAGAAGAACAGAAGTGGTAAGAAACGTATTGTTTATCTTAGCCTTTGTGGCGGCTTTAGTTTATTCCAATATTCCTAATATTGAAATTTTTGCCATCCCACTGATCGGTCTCTCGTTTGTATCCCTTGTTTGGATTGTCATCAAACGAAAGACTTTTTTTGATCTCAGTAATATTTCGAATACTTGGTATTAG
- the sufB gene encoding Fe-S cluster assembly protein SufB, translating to MESTTDLDKVSLGFYKPDNFPKGLTRKVVESISHIKNEPSWLSEFRLKAFEVYEQKPMPTWGFIPQFQINIDDYVHYVGSNQKKKKSWDEVDPEILRSFEKLGIPEHERKYLAGIETMNDSETIYANVKKELTDLGILFCDIDTAIREYPELVREYLGTVVTIGDNKFSALNSAVFSGGSFAYIPKGVKTPMPLQAYFKVTAASSGQYERTLLIADEGAHLEYSEGCTSVQDKGTNFHTAVVELVAKKNSKIFYTTIQNWKKNMYNWTVKRGICEEAAHITWTDCNIGANTIKYPGIILQGDHSTGDVLSLAFAGSGQVQDTGARIIHVGKNTRSNILAKGVALDGGINSYRGLVKFEPSSKGSYSHIKCDGLMMDNRSQSHAYPYNDVSGEEGTLNYEATVSKIDDDQLFYLQSRGMNEDDAKLLIINGFCEGVTKHLDVEYSVEMTKLIKMILEDGKVIAET from the coding sequence ATGGAATCAACAACCGACTTAGACAAGGTTTCCTTAGGATTTTACAAACCTGATAATTTTCCAAAAGGGCTCACTCGTAAGGTTGTTGAATCGATTTCCCATATTAAAAATGAACCAAGTTGGTTATCTGAATTTCGTTTAAAGGCTTTTGAAGTTTATGAACAGAAACCCATGCCAACTTGGGGATTCATTCCGCAGTTTCAGATCAATATTGATGACTATGTGCATTACGTAGGTTCCAACCAAAAAAAGAAAAAATCTTGGGACGAAGTGGATCCCGAAATCCTACGTAGTTTTGAAAAATTGGGAATTCCCGAACACGAAAGGAAGTACCTTGCCGGAATCGAAACCATGAACGATTCCGAAACCATTTATGCCAATGTCAAAAAAGAACTCACTGATTTAGGAATTCTTTTCTGTGACATTGATACCGCCATCCGTGAATACCCAGAACTGGTTCGGGAATATTTGGGAACTGTAGTCACCATTGGTGATAATAAGTTTTCGGCACTAAACTCCGCTGTTTTTAGCGGTGGATCTTTTGCTTACATTCCTAAGGGAGTCAAAACTCCCATGCCTCTTCAGGCATATTTTAAAGTAACGGCTGCTAGTTCTGGACAATATGAACGCACACTTCTCATTGCAGACGAAGGAGCTCATTTGGAATACAGCGAAGGTTGTACCTCTGTCCAAGATAAGGGGACCAACTTCCACACGGCAGTGGTAGAGCTCGTAGCCAAAAAGAATTCTAAAATCTTTTATACCACCATTCAAAATTGGAAAAAGAATATGTACAATTGGACTGTGAAACGAGGGATCTGCGAAGAAGCCGCTCATATCACTTGGACCGATTGTAATATTGGTGCCAATACCATCAAATACCCAGGGATCATTTTACAAGGTGACCATTCTACGGGTGATGTTTTGTCTTTGGCCTTTGCCGGAAGTGGGCAAGTGCAAGATACGGGGGCTCGGATCATCCATGTCGGTAAAAACACTCGTTCCAATATTTTAGCGAAAGGTGTGGCCCTCGATGGAGGAATCAATTCCTATCGAGGACTTGTCAAATTTGAACCATCTAGCAAAGGATCTTACAGCCATATCAAATGTGATGGACTGATGATGGACAACCGTTCTCAGTCTCATGCCTATCCTTACAATGATGTATCAGGGGAAGAGGGAACTTTAAACTACGAAGCCACTGTCTCTAAAATTGATGACGACCAATTGTTTTATCTTCAATCCCGAGGTATGAATGAAGATGATGCAAAGTTACTCATCATCAATGGATTTTGTGAAGGGGTCACCAAACACTTAGATGTGGAATATTCTGTTGAGATGACAAAACTCATCAAAATGATTTTGGAAGATGGAAAGGTGATTGCCGAAACATAA
- a CDS encoding transmembrane 220 family protein — protein MKLFRILSVPLFLYFAYLQLNDPDPYLWFPIYAFVALIALASLFRPVPKFVGWILIPIYLVLSGYYFSQTPYFGMEVEEVREFLGLLIASAAVALLIFKK, from the coding sequence ATGAAACTCTTTCGAATCCTTTCTGTTCCTCTTTTCCTCTACTTTGCCTATTTACAATTGAACGACCCGGATCCTTACCTTTGGTTTCCCATTTATGCGTTTGTGGCCTTGATTGCCCTTGCCAGTTTGTTTCGTCCAGTTCCCAAGTTTGTGGGATGGATTCTGATTCCGATTTATCTCGTTTTGTCAGGGTATTATTTTTCGCAAACTCCCTACTTTGGCATGGAAGTGGAAGAGGTGAGAGAATTTTTGGGATTACTGATTGCCAGTGCAGCCGTAGCACTTCTTATTTTTAAGAAATAA
- a CDS encoding Cys-rich protein, protein MKLGNWILTFALVLLVTNCQDIVEKKCQAACEVFISCTEEELKLTLAPDVKRTGRIQCMDGCTTHNSDILQCYDQEPNSCKGFGQCLIQIGTLE, encoded by the coding sequence GTGAAACTAGGTAATTGGATTTTAACTTTTGCGTTGGTCCTATTGGTAACAAACTGCCAAGATATAGTCGAAAAAAAATGCCAAGCGGCTTGTGAAGTTTTTATCTCTTGTACAGAAGAAGAACTAAAACTCACTTTAGCACCTGATGTGAAACGCACAGGTAGGATCCAATGTATGGATGGATGCACCACTCATAATAGTGATATTTTACAATGTTATGACCAAGAACCCAATTCCTGTAAAGGATTTGGACAATGCCTAATCCAAATTGGTACCTTAGAATGA
- the rlmN gene encoding 23S rRNA (adenine(2503)-C(2))-methyltransferase RlmN, producing the protein MKEEIPVLKGKTKKELEEICVSLGLEKYRAAQIYTGIYKSRYTNLDQFTTLSKEVREKLKQHTSFPEIELGRDLASKEDGTRKFTFYVGENKEIEAVWIPSGDGGRKTICISSQIGCTLNCKFCATGLLEYKGNLHTWQILDQVLQVERLVGDRATNIVFMGMGEPMHNYFSVMKAAHILRDQDGFGLGALRITISTAGVTTGINRFIENKEPFNFAISLNHPNPNSRSSVMDVNDKHPLEKLIESAKRFTKELDRAITFEYVMIPEVNMGRDNAERLAKISRSVNKCKINVIPLNTDFTGWRRPTDDEVKDFVMHLKAKTTAPILNRRSPGRDINGACGMLALKGIRSETR; encoded by the coding sequence ATGAAAGAGGAAATACCGGTTCTCAAAGGGAAAACCAAAAAAGAACTAGAAGAAATCTGTGTTTCTTTGGGTTTGGAAAAATACCGAGCGGCACAAATTTATACAGGCATTTATAAGAGTCGTTATACGAATTTGGATCAGTTTACCACCTTATCCAAAGAAGTCCGTGAAAAACTAAAACAACATACTTCCTTTCCAGAAATTGAACTGGGTCGAGACCTTGCCTCCAAAGAAGATGGGACTCGGAAATTCACTTTTTATGTAGGTGAAAACAAAGAAATCGAAGCGGTTTGGATTCCTTCCGGTGATGGGGGACGAAAGACCATCTGTATCTCTTCCCAAATTGGTTGTACTCTCAATTGTAAATTCTGTGCAACAGGACTTTTGGAATACAAGGGCAATCTCCATACTTGGCAAATCCTAGATCAAGTATTGCAAGTGGAACGGCTTGTTGGCGACCGTGCCACCAATATCGTTTTTATGGGAATGGGTGAACCCATGCACAATTATTTTTCTGTGATGAAAGCGGCCCATATCCTCAGAGACCAAGATGGATTTGGCCTTGGAGCACTTCGAATTACCATTTCCACGGCCGGTGTCACCACAGGGATCAATCGATTTATCGAAAACAAAGAACCTTTCAATTTTGCGATTTCTCTCAACCATCCAAACCCCAACTCACGTTCATCTGTGATGGATGTAAACGACAAACATCCGTTAGAGAAACTGATCGAATCAGCAAAACGATTCACTAAGGAACTGGACCGAGCCATTACCTTTGAATATGTAATGATCCCGGAAGTGAATATGGGTCGTGACAATGCGGAACGACTCGCCAAAATTTCTCGTTCTGTAAACAAATGCAAAATCAATGTCATCCCTCTCAATACAGATTTTACTGGATGGCGTAGACCCACAGATGATGAAGTCAAAGATTTTGTTATGCATCTCAAAGCTAAAACAACAGCTCCCATCCTCAATCGCAGAAGTCCTGGTCGGGACATCAATGGTGCTTGCGGAATGTTAGCGTTAAAAGGAATACGAAGTGAAACTAGGTAA
- a CDS encoding peroxiredoxin yields MPQVTSHAPDFKATAVIGDSFKEIKLSDYKGKWVVLFFYPLDFTFVCPTEIIEYDAKLEDFKKIGAEVLGVSVDSEFSHLAWKKTARKEGGIGEIKYPLIADKTKEIAKSFGVLIESGPDAGVALRGTFIIDPAGIIRQATVNDLPVGRNIEEAVRLIKAFQFVEKHGEVCPANWDEGKKTMKADPTGSKAYFASVN; encoded by the coding sequence ATGCCACAAGTGACATCACATGCCCCAGATTTTAAAGCAACTGCAGTGATCGGGGACAGTTTTAAAGAAATCAAATTGTCTGATTACAAAGGAAAATGGGTGGTACTGTTTTTCTATCCGCTCGATTTTACATTTGTTTGTCCGACAGAAATTATTGAATACGATGCAAAACTCGAAGATTTTAAAAAGATCGGAGCTGAAGTTTTGGGAGTTTCTGTTGATAGCGAATTTTCACACTTAGCTTGGAAAAAAACTGCCAGAAAAGAAGGTGGTATTGGAGAGATCAAATACCCACTCATCGCTGACAAAACAAAAGAAATTGCAAAGTCTTTTGGAGTTCTCATCGAGTCTGGTCCAGATGCAGGAGTTGCGCTTCGCGGAACTTTTATCATCGATCCAGCGGGAATCATTCGCCAAGCAACTGTTAACGACCTTCCTGTGGGACGTAACATTGAAGAAGCAGTTCGCCTCATCAAAGCTTTCCAATTTGTGGAAAAACACGGTGAAGTTTGCCCTGCGAATTGGGACGAAGGAAAGAAAACGATGAAAGCAGATCCTACAGGATCCAAGGCTTACTTCGCTTCTGTAAATTAA
- a CDS encoding LTA synthase family protein has translation MKKLFSKLPFYIRFHLLLAGLGIVFLTIYRVAFFTMYSYRIHDKSTWILLKAFLKGARFDISVLCVLLGVSLLYSSLHFFNRNKIYRAVWRTLPVIFIILLLFLLIADLIYYENGNKHLGYEAFAYLGFEMLPLVGSAFSQNPFLFLLGILVISAIGFGIYKIQSKFPYSHVNLHYKWAGLQFLVVLALLVLGIRGGVQTSPLRTSDAIITKETIINDLVLNPGFTVITDLKMTKVDDRHFMKLTEASAIVQKEVAYPGANFVSEEYPLLRKTTVTSTKPLPHIVVVVLEGWTGKFIDIIGTGKVDGKVVTPYFNQLIRQGMFFKNFFASGGRTTNGLMALMGGIPDRPGLTAVRTPQILNRFSGLGNIAKTIGYETLFVTGTDLSFNNKGSIMYHWGFDTLVGKNELEKNPEYKTGPWSYLDEASLDAMHKRLLNVKPEKPIVSVIHTGTTHYPYKVPEEKYRLFESTTQDSEYLNVLHYADFALNEYMEKAKKAPYFKDTVFFFVSDHSHHRFLNYYEDRNVPLLIYAPGKIKPELREDITSQLDLIPTILGFMEREVYFSVMGRDLRKVKGSSAYFAYGNIFGWIEDDFLYYQSVSGGQGETKTIKSPFVDLGLCYKDVNLCKKHGDKTKAFLNLGDELLKSNQLFPSESVLKEIKN, from the coding sequence ATGAAAAAACTATTTTCTAAATTGCCGTTTTACATTCGGTTCCATTTGCTCCTTGCGGGCCTTGGAATCGTATTTCTTACCATCTACCGTGTCGCTTTTTTTACCATGTATTCCTACAGGATTCATGATAAATCAACTTGGATTCTATTAAAAGCCTTCCTAAAAGGCGCGCGTTTTGATATTTCCGTCTTGTGTGTGTTACTCGGCGTCAGTTTGCTTTATTCGAGTTTGCATTTTTTTAATCGTAATAAAATATACAGAGCAGTTTGGCGAACCTTACCTGTTATTTTTATCATCCTGCTTCTTTTTCTTCTCATCGCAGATTTGATCTATTATGAAAACGGAAACAAACATTTGGGATACGAAGCCTTTGCTTATCTTGGGTTTGAGATGTTGCCACTTGTTGGATCTGCTTTTTCCCAAAATCCTTTCCTATTTTTACTAGGAATTCTTGTGATTTCTGCCATTGGGTTTGGAATTTATAAAATCCAATCCAAGTTCCCTTATTCCCATGTAAACTTACATTATAAATGGGCTGGTCTCCAATTCCTTGTGGTGCTGGCTCTTCTTGTTCTTGGAATCCGTGGGGGTGTTCAAACAAGCCCACTTCGTACCAGTGATGCCATCATTACCAAAGAAACCATTATCAATGATTTGGTTCTAAATCCGGGTTTTACTGTCATCACAGACTTAAAGATGACCAAAGTGGATGACCGCCATTTTATGAAGTTAACCGAGGCAAGTGCCATTGTCCAAAAAGAAGTGGCTTATCCCGGCGCAAACTTTGTGAGTGAAGAATATCCACTCCTTCGTAAAACAACAGTTACTTCAACAAAACCTTTGCCACATATAGTTGTTGTGGTTCTCGAAGGTTGGACTGGAAAGTTCATTGATATCATTGGAACGGGAAAAGTGGATGGGAAGGTTGTCACTCCTTACTTCAACCAACTGATCCGCCAAGGAATGTTTTTTAAAAACTTTTTTGCCAGTGGGGGAAGGACAACAAACGGTCTTATGGCATTGATGGGTGGAATTCCTGATAGGCCGGGCCTAACAGCAGTTCGCACTCCACAAATTCTCAATCGTTTTTCTGGCCTTGGGAATATTGCCAAAACCATCGGGTATGAAACTTTATTTGTAACGGGAACTGACCTTAGTTTTAATAACAAAGGAAGTATCATGTATCATTGGGGTTTTGATACTCTGGTCGGAAAAAATGAGTTAGAAAAAAATCCTGAATACAAAACGGGGCCTTGGAGTTATTTGGATGAAGCATCACTCGATGCCATGCACAAACGTCTTCTGAATGTAAAACCAGAAAAACCGATCGTATCAGTCATCCATACAGGAACCACTCATTATCCTTACAAAGTTCCTGAGGAAAAGTATCGTTTGTTTGAGTCCACTACACAAGACAGTGAATACTTAAATGTTTTGCATTATGCGGATTTTGCTTTGAACGAATATATGGAAAAAGCAAAAAAAGCACCTTACTTTAAGGATACGGTTTTCTTTTTTGTTTCTGATCATAGCCACCACCGGTTTCTCAACTACTACGAAGATAGAAATGTTCCTCTACTCATTTATGCTCCTGGAAAAATCAAACCAGAACTAAGAGAAGACATCACTTCCCAACTGGATTTGATTCCCACTATCCTTGGGTTTATGGAAAGAGAAGTTTACTTTAGTGTGATGGGCCGCGATTTGAGAAAAGTAAAAGGATCCTCTGCTTATTTTGCTTATGGGAATATCTTTGGATGGATTGAAGATGATTTTTTGTATTACCAATCTGTGTCTGGCGGACAAGGGGAAACCAAAACCATTAAGTCCCCGTTTGTGGATTTGGGGCTTTGTTACAAGGATGTCAACTTATGCAAAAAACATGGGGATAAAACAAAGGCGTTTTTAAATTTAGGAGACGAACTCCTGAAGTCGAACCAATTGTTCCCTTCGGAGTCCGTTTTAAAAGAGATAAAAAACTAA